The following are encoded in a window of Nibricoccus aquaticus genomic DNA:
- a CDS encoding ribbon-helix-helix protein, CopG family — protein sequence MAKKKTNAPAPLTFDLPVSLIGKLGSNQKKLGLKSASEVVRLAISEFNFEKYEASAEEHRQISVRLPADIKTKLTKVAKKKSVSVGELLRVAIDSLEAKKVAKKK from the coding sequence ATGGCTAAGAAAAAAACCAACGCCCCTGCCCCCCTCACGTTTGATCTGCCGGTCTCCCTGATCGGAAAACTCGGTTCGAACCAGAAAAAACTTGGTCTGAAATCCGCCAGCGAAGTCGTTCGTCTGGCCATCTCTGAATTCAACTTCGAGAAGTACGAGGCCTCCGCCGAAGAGCACCGCCAGATTTCGGTACGTCTGCCTGCCGACATCAAAACCAAGCTCACCAAGGTCGCCAAAAAGAAGAGCGTCAGCGTCGGCGAACTCCTCCGCGTCGCCATCGACTCGCTGGAAGCCAAGAAGGTCGCCAAGAAAAAGTAA
- a CDS encoding ThuA domain-containing protein: MSPYPARIAASLLWLGLTLSINAAPLRVLYFTKSSGFEHSVVKRTDGQPSYSEKILTKLGAEHDLAFTFTKDGSLFTFDYLANFDVLLFYTSGDLLSVGTDAQPAMTADGKQALLDAVSGGKGFVGLHSCSDTFHTSEKAGVPSTDRLARFRHHGDASDPFIKMLGGEFIRHGPQQMARARVLSPKFPGMESLGDELHLHEEWYSLKEFAPDLHALLLLETNGMTGSDYQRPPFPIAWARAHGNGRVVFNALGHREDVWDNPQFQSMVLGAIRWSGKRLDADITPNLALVAPDHATLPPPPPEKK; this comes from the coding sequence ATGTCGCCTTACCCCGCGCGGATTGCCGCCAGCCTGCTCTGGCTCGGACTCACCTTATCGATCAACGCCGCGCCACTACGCGTTCTCTATTTCACGAAGTCCTCCGGCTTCGAACACAGCGTGGTGAAACGCACCGATGGCCAGCCGAGTTACTCGGAGAAGATTCTCACCAAACTCGGCGCAGAGCACGACCTCGCCTTCACCTTCACCAAAGACGGCAGTCTCTTCACGTTCGACTATCTGGCGAATTTCGACGTGCTGCTCTTCTACACGAGCGGCGATCTCCTCAGCGTTGGCACCGACGCACAGCCCGCAATGACCGCAGACGGAAAACAGGCGCTGCTCGACGCAGTCTCCGGCGGTAAAGGTTTCGTTGGCCTGCACAGTTGCAGCGACACGTTTCACACCAGCGAAAAAGCCGGCGTCCCGTCCACCGACCGCCTCGCGCGATTCCGACATCACGGCGACGCCTCCGATCCCTTCATCAAAATGCTCGGCGGCGAATTCATCCGCCACGGCCCGCAGCAAATGGCCCGGGCGCGCGTGCTCTCGCCTAAATTCCCCGGCATGGAATCGCTCGGCGACGAACTCCACCTGCACGAAGAGTGGTATTCGTTAAAAGAATTCGCCCCCGACCTCCACGCCCTGCTCCTGCTGGAGACAAACGGCATGACCGGCTCCGACTACCAGCGTCCACCGTTTCCCATCGCATGGGCGCGCGCACACGGAAACGGCCGCGTCGTCTTTAACGCGCTCGGTCACCGAGAAGACGTTTGGGACAACCCGCAGTTTCAGTCTATGGTGCTCGGTGCCATCCGCTGGTCGGGCAAACGCCTCGACGCCGACATCACGCCCAACCTCGCCCTCGTCGCCCCGGATCACGCCACGCTGCCACCGCCTCCACCCGAAAAAAAGTAG
- a CDS encoding acetylxylan esterase gives MTTARILATTGFALATAVLVHSATPIAPVPQQAAMRIATVQVRVAPDHRDWTYVAGESAKFRVTVTADNTPVDNVTVSYTVGPELQPVPTQTSAVPLDGLVIDAGTMKQPGFLRCSVSTEIAGKTYKGAATAAFSPEKIQPTQTEPEDFDAFWAKGKDELSKIPLDARMTLLPEQSSGAVNVYHVSFRTIGEAWTAPARVYGILCEPKKPGKYPAVLKVPGAGVRPYAGDKDLAARGAIVLEIGIHGIPVNLGQEVYDQLLASALNGYWFNGLDDRERFYYHRVNLSCIRSNDFLASREMWNGKDLLVMGASQGGYLSIATAALDPRVTGIAVTHPAFCDVSGPLHGRAGGWPHPFRSWGGEKPAMATPEKIETTRYYDAVNFARRVKVPGFYNWGYNDDVCTPTSIYAAYNLITAPKTLGLTLQLAHDYTPEQWEAINTWVVNFLGLAK, from the coding sequence ATGACCACTGCCCGCATTCTCGCCACCACCGGCTTCGCTCTGGCGACCGCCGTGCTCGTTCACTCCGCGACTCCCATTGCTCCCGTGCCGCAGCAGGCGGCGATGCGCATCGCCACGGTGCAGGTTCGCGTGGCACCCGATCATCGCGACTGGACCTACGTCGCGGGCGAGTCCGCGAAGTTTCGCGTCACGGTCACGGCGGACAACACGCCGGTCGATAATGTCACGGTGAGTTACACGGTCGGGCCCGAGTTGCAGCCTGTGCCGACGCAAACGTCGGCCGTGCCACTGGACGGTCTGGTGATCGACGCGGGGACGATGAAGCAGCCCGGATTTTTGCGCTGCTCCGTTTCCACAGAGATCGCAGGCAAGACGTACAAAGGCGCGGCGACGGCGGCGTTTTCGCCGGAGAAAATCCAGCCGACGCAGACGGAGCCGGAGGATTTCGATGCGTTTTGGGCGAAGGGGAAAGATGAACTCTCGAAGATCCCGCTCGATGCGCGCATGACGCTCCTGCCCGAGCAGAGCAGCGGCGCGGTGAATGTTTATCACGTCAGCTTCCGCACGATCGGCGAAGCGTGGACCGCGCCCGCGCGCGTTTACGGTATTCTCTGCGAGCCGAAGAAACCAGGGAAATATCCAGCGGTGCTCAAAGTCCCGGGCGCGGGTGTGCGGCCTTATGCCGGCGACAAGGATCTGGCGGCGCGTGGGGCGATCGTGCTCGAGATCGGCATTCACGGCATCCCTGTGAATCTCGGTCAGGAAGTGTACGACCAGCTTCTCGCGAGTGCGCTCAATGGCTACTGGTTCAACGGCCTCGATGATCGCGAGCGTTTCTATTATCACCGCGTGAATCTGAGCTGCATCCGCTCGAACGATTTTCTCGCCTCGCGAGAGATGTGGAATGGCAAAGACCTCCTCGTGATGGGCGCGAGCCAGGGGGGCTATCTCAGCATCGCGACGGCCGCGCTCGATCCGCGCGTGACGGGGATCGCGGTGACGCATCCGGCTTTCTGCGACGTGTCCGGTCCGTTGCACGGACGCGCGGGCGGGTGGCCGCATCCGTTCCGTTCCTGGGGCGGAGAAAAGCCAGCGATGGCGACGCCCGAGAAGATCGAGACGACGCGGTACTACGATGCGGTGAACTTCGCGCGCCGGGTGAAGGTGCCGGGATTCTACAACTGGGGCTACAACGACGACGTCTGCACGCCGACATCGATCTATGCCGCGTACAATCTCATCACCGCGCCCAAGACGCTCGGCCTCACGCTGCAACTCGCGCACGATTACACGCCCGAGCAGTGGGAGGCGATCAACACGTGGGTCGTGAACTTCCTCGGACTCGCAAAATGA
- a CDS encoding DNA polymerase domain-containing protein, whose translation METSSSPICGLWIDDEGLAHVSVAKADGSREERVETLRPFTWFSEPPADVSVAGVETEQLKGEGVYSHLAHAETLAAHENFYALLKTAGVSADTIRPLENAFLLQRRERLFRELSFAQVRRCQFDIETGSSEEGRFSDASKAGDRVLAIGLQFGARQRLLVLEAMTDEAEKKLLLEFNAVLLAEDPDVIEGHNLFKFDFDYLRQRAKRLKVACAWGRFGQKATFRNSRLKVAERWVDFPRCDLPGRTVIDTYLLVQMYDITTREMTSYGLKDVAVYFGITSEDAAESGGRTYLAGDKIHAAFQQDREAFLAYLADDLRETKGIADLLLPTYFEQTKTFPILLQDATLRGTTAKIDLLFLEEYYHARQACPSPAEVAPFEGGYTRSFKEGVFKHVLHFDVASLYPSLLLQIARNPRNDSLGVFIPLLSRLREYRLKFKQLARTAETEELRAEYQARQTNFKILINSFYGYLGFANARFGDGELAAEVTRRGRELLQALIDEFARHGCTILEADTDGIYLSSEEFFDRPEELLAKVEAVLPKGIELEYDGRYTAMFCYKAKNYALYDGTKLTIRGSALRSRGIEPYLKKISDRLIRFLVGAETESPLVLVEDFRRRIAERSASVAELAKSEVLSSNPDAYERAMNEGGKPRRASAEAALQLTPRPRMGERVAYYITAKAKGKTSDWQRAKPVALYDAANAPYDPQYYLDKLDDWIERYGVFLGVSAPKEQGEFSLE comes from the coding sequence ATGGAAACGTCCTCGTCTCCGATCTGCGGTCTGTGGATCGATGACGAGGGATTGGCGCACGTCTCGGTCGCGAAGGCCGACGGCTCACGCGAGGAACGCGTAGAAACGCTGCGGCCGTTCACGTGGTTTTCCGAACCGCCTGCCGATGTGTCGGTGGCGGGAGTCGAGACGGAGCAGCTGAAAGGCGAGGGCGTTTACAGCCATCTCGCTCACGCGGAAACGCTGGCGGCGCACGAGAACTTTTATGCGCTGCTCAAGACGGCCGGTGTGTCGGCGGACACGATCAGGCCGCTGGAAAACGCGTTTTTACTTCAGCGGCGTGAGCGGCTTTTCCGCGAGTTGAGTTTCGCGCAGGTCCGGCGCTGCCAGTTCGACATCGAAACGGGCTCCAGCGAGGAAGGCCGGTTTAGCGATGCGAGCAAAGCGGGCGACCGTGTGCTGGCGATCGGGCTGCAATTCGGCGCGCGCCAGCGGCTGCTCGTGCTCGAAGCGATGACCGATGAGGCGGAGAAAAAGCTGTTGCTGGAGTTCAATGCCGTGCTGCTGGCTGAAGATCCGGACGTCATCGAGGGGCACAATCTGTTCAAGTTCGACTTCGACTATCTGCGGCAGCGGGCAAAGCGGCTCAAGGTGGCGTGCGCGTGGGGGCGTTTTGGGCAGAAGGCGACGTTTCGCAACAGCCGCTTGAAAGTCGCGGAGCGCTGGGTGGATTTCCCGCGTTGCGATCTGCCGGGGCGGACCGTGATCGACACGTATCTGCTCGTGCAGATGTACGACATCACGACGCGTGAGATGACGTCGTACGGGCTGAAAGACGTGGCGGTTTATTTCGGGATCACGAGCGAGGACGCGGCGGAGAGTGGTGGGCGCACGTATCTCGCGGGCGACAAGATCCACGCGGCGTTCCAACAGGATCGGGAAGCGTTTCTGGCTTATCTGGCGGACGATTTGCGGGAGACGAAAGGGATAGCGGATCTGCTGCTGCCGACGTATTTCGAGCAGACGAAGACGTTTCCTATCCTGCTTCAGGACGCGACGCTTCGCGGCACGACGGCCAAGATCGACCTGCTGTTTTTGGAGGAGTATTACCATGCGCGGCAGGCGTGTCCGTCACCGGCGGAGGTCGCGCCGTTCGAGGGCGGGTACACGCGGAGTTTCAAGGAGGGCGTCTTCAAGCACGTGCTGCACTTCGACGTGGCGTCGCTCTACCCGAGCCTGTTGCTCCAGATCGCGCGCAATCCGCGCAACGATTCGCTGGGCGTGTTTATCCCGCTTCTGAGCCGGTTGAGGGAGTACCGGTTGAAGTTTAAGCAGCTGGCCCGCACGGCGGAGACCGAGGAGTTGCGCGCGGAGTACCAGGCGCGTCAGACCAATTTCAAAATCCTGATCAACTCGTTCTACGGCTATCTCGGTTTCGCGAATGCGCGTTTCGGCGACGGTGAACTCGCCGCCGAAGTGACGAGACGCGGGCGGGAGCTGTTGCAGGCGTTGATCGACGAGTTCGCCCGTCACGGATGCACGATCCTGGAAGCGGATACGGACGGCATTTATCTGTCGTCGGAGGAATTTTTCGACCGGCCGGAGGAATTGCTGGCAAAGGTGGAGGCGGTGCTGCCGAAGGGAATCGAGCTGGAATACGACGGGCGGTACACGGCGATGTTTTGCTACAAGGCGAAGAACTACGCGCTCTATGATGGCACCAAGCTCACGATCCGCGGTTCGGCGCTGCGCTCGCGTGGTATCGAGCCGTACTTGAAGAAGATCAGCGACCGGTTGATCCGGTTTCTGGTCGGGGCGGAGACAGAATCGCCGCTCGTGCTGGTGGAAGATTTTCGACGTCGCATCGCGGAGCGCTCGGCGTCGGTGGCAGAACTGGCGAAGTCGGAAGTGCTCAGTTCAAATCCCGATGCGTATGAGCGTGCCATGAACGAAGGTGGTAAACCGCGTCGGGCCTCCGCTGAAGCCGCGCTGCAACTCACGCCGCGTCCGCGCATGGGCGAGCGCGTGGCCTACTACATCACGGCGAAGGCCAAGGGGAAAACCAGCGACTGGCAGCGGGCGAAACCGGTGGCGTTATACGATGCTGCGAATGCGCCGTACGACCCGCAGTACTACCTCGATAAACTGGATGACTGGATCGAGCGGTATGGCGTTTTCCTGGGCGTTAGCGCGCCGAAGGAGCAAGGCGAGTTTTCGCTGGAGTGA
- a CDS encoding serine hydrolase domain-containing protein produces MNLVSKFSALLAASVLAATAAHAAPLTEADLKQHVAALVENKSLQAVSLGAIQPTGSVTGHAGVLSTANPTPPDDRTLYEIGSITKVFTSLLLADAVVRGEVTLDTPIARLLPADVVLPDGAGERITLLMLATHTSGLPRIPSEISAINFTNPYASYDENDLWKTLRQVKLDFEPGTKASYSNLAAGLLGTLLARKTGTTYEQLLITRIAGPLGMTDTVLTPNEEQRARFAPAFTSAGLPWSHWEFQSLAGAGGIRSTTADMMRFAAAMLQPANTPAPLAKAIELAWTRQSLAATAFPGGQALGWLLAGDGKTRWHNGMTGGFHSALFINRELGTASLLLANRSNPVGSGLAESLFRRAAGIAERPMPNRDRAEVALTEAQLDRCTGTFRISPQFALTFERQNLALVLTPTGQPADRLFAAAPEIFFSRRVAADIVFELPADGGPATSLTLKQNGREMRAPRE; encoded by the coding sequence ATGAACTTGGTTTCAAAATTCTCCGCCCTGCTTGCAGCCTCGGTCCTCGCAGCCACCGCCGCACACGCGGCACCACTCACCGAGGCCGACCTGAAGCAACACGTCGCCGCGCTCGTCGAAAACAAATCGCTCCAAGCCGTCTCCCTCGGCGCGATCCAACCCACCGGCTCCGTCACCGGCCACGCCGGCGTGCTCTCGACGGCCAATCCCACCCCACCCGACGACCGCACGCTCTACGAGATCGGCTCCATCACCAAAGTCTTCACGAGCCTGCTCCTCGCCGACGCCGTCGTGCGCGGCGAAGTCACGCTCGACACACCCATCGCCCGCCTGCTCCCCGCTGACGTCGTGCTGCCCGACGGCGCCGGTGAACGCATCACGCTGCTGATGCTCGCCACCCACACGTCAGGCCTGCCGCGCATTCCCTCTGAAATCTCAGCCATCAACTTCACCAACCCTTACGCCAGCTACGACGAAAACGATCTCTGGAAAACCCTCCGCCAGGTGAAGCTCGATTTCGAGCCCGGCACCAAAGCCAGCTACAGCAATCTCGCCGCCGGCCTCCTCGGCACCTTGCTCGCGCGAAAAACCGGCACGACCTACGAGCAACTCCTCATCACCCGCATCGCCGGGCCGCTCGGCATGACCGACACCGTGCTCACGCCCAACGAGGAGCAGCGCGCCCGTTTCGCTCCCGCCTTCACCTCCGCCGGTCTGCCCTGGAGTCATTGGGAATTTCAATCACTCGCCGGCGCTGGCGGCATCCGCTCCACGACCGCCGACATGATGCGCTTCGCCGCCGCCATGCTCCAGCCCGCGAATACACCGGCGCCGCTCGCGAAAGCCATCGAGCTCGCGTGGACGCGGCAATCACTCGCCGCCACCGCATTTCCCGGCGGCCAGGCGCTCGGCTGGCTTCTAGCCGGCGACGGAAAAACCCGCTGGCACAACGGTATGACCGGCGGCTTCCACTCAGCGCTCTTCATCAATCGCGAACTCGGCACCGCGTCGCTTCTACTGGCCAATCGCTCCAATCCCGTCGGCAGCGGTCTAGCGGAAAGTCTTTTCCGCCGCGCCGCCGGCATCGCCGAGCGCCCGATGCCCAACCGGGATCGCGCCGAGGTCGCTCTCACCGAAGCGCAACTCGACCGCTGCACCGGCACCTTCCGCATCAGCCCGCAATTCGCGCTGACTTTCGAGCGCCAGAATCTCGCGCTCGTGCTCACACCGACCGGCCAGCCGGCCGACCGCCTCTTCGCAGCCGCGCCGGAAATATTTTTCTCACGCCGCGTCGCCGCCGATATTGTCTTTGAACTGCCCGCCGACGGCGGCCCCGCCACCTCACTCACGCTAAAACAAAACGGCCGCGAGATGCGTGCTCCGCGTGAGTAG
- a CDS encoding AraC family transcriptional regulator, protein MAAKTKSPVESVTIASAANARMAALLKDLAQGQGFSRSLLPGVRFMRSTQHVPRSPIAYEPSIVIVAQGRKSGYLGDRRFVYDANNYLVLTVPMPFECETYGSPENPFLGLAVGITPALVAELLLQLEHHQPPYDEAPRAIESTSLDEGLGGAAVRLLECLRSANDARILGPQIVREITYRVLLGKLGGNLRALAAPHSHFGKISRIVNLIHTDCAHPFDMETLAREAGMSVSTFHAHFKTVTTSSPLQYIKTVRLHKARLMMVHERTSAAEAAGQVGYESASQFSREFKRLFGDSPAAEAIRVRESLINLV, encoded by the coding sequence ATGGCCGCCAAAACCAAGTCCCCGGTCGAGTCCGTCACGATCGCCAGCGCCGCGAACGCCCGCATGGCCGCGCTGCTCAAAGACCTCGCGCAGGGCCAGGGCTTCAGTCGCTCGCTGCTGCCCGGCGTGCGCTTCATGCGCTCCACGCAGCACGTGCCACGCAGCCCGATCGCTTACGAGCCGAGCATCGTCATCGTCGCGCAAGGCCGCAAATCGGGCTACCTCGGTGACCGCCGTTTCGTTTACGACGCGAACAACTACCTCGTGCTCACCGTGCCCATGCCGTTCGAGTGCGAGACCTACGGATCGCCGGAAAATCCTTTTCTCGGTCTCGCAGTCGGCATCACGCCCGCTCTCGTCGCAGAGCTCCTCCTGCAACTCGAACATCACCAGCCTCCCTACGACGAAGCGCCGCGAGCCATCGAATCCACATCGCTGGACGAGGGCCTGGGCGGCGCAGCCGTCCGCCTGCTGGAGTGCCTGCGCTCCGCCAACGACGCCCGCATTCTCGGTCCTCAGATCGTGCGCGAAATCACCTACCGCGTCCTCCTCGGAAAACTCGGAGGCAATCTCCGCGCCCTCGCCGCGCCGCACAGTCACTTCGGCAAAATCAGCCGCATCGTTAACCTCATCCACACGGACTGCGCCCATCCCTTCGATATGGAAACGCTTGCGCGCGAGGCCGGCATGAGCGTCTCCACGTTTCACGCACACTTCAAAACCGTCACCACTTCCTCGCCGCTTCAGTACATCAAAACCGTCCGCCTCCACAAAGCCCGTCTCATGATGGTCCATGAACGCACGAGCGCCGCCGAGGCTGCCGGGCAGGTCGGCTACGAGAGCGCCTCGCAGTTCAGCCGCGAGTTCAAGCGACTCTTCGGCGACTCCCCAGCCGCCGAAGCCATCCGCGTGCGCGAGAGCCTGATCAACCTCGTCTGA
- a CDS encoding GH1 family beta-glucosidase has product MPFPKNFTWGAAAAAYQIEGAAAEDGRGPSVWDVFSHQPGKVFEGHNGDVACDHYHRWREDVGLMKQLGLQAYRMSVAWPRIQPLGTGKPNAKGLAFYDKLIDGLLEAGVTPWVTLFHWDLPQALQERGGFVNRDIVEWFGDYAEIVAAKLGDRVKHWMTFNEPPVIMGLGYHEGLFAPGLKLSFGECLKGAHHLLMAHGRGVQALRAGCAGKVKISIAHTGRERIPATDAKRDIEAARADYFSSTERGMWNLAWWMDPIMTGKYPADGLKAFEKDLPAITASDMKLISQKVDFLAYNCYSGWQVRADAKGKPEKLPGGWGIGNARGTLPWLNIAPMAPYWAARFQTERYGLPLVFSENGLCNTDFVHLDGAVHDPQRIDFMARYLGGIKKAIDDGVPVDGYFYWSILDNFEWMEGYKDRFGLVHVDYQTQKRTPKDSFAWYRDVIRTNGAGLGAI; this is encoded by the coding sequence ATGCCATTCCCGAAAAACTTTACCTGGGGCGCCGCCGCCGCCGCTTATCAAATCGAAGGTGCCGCCGCCGAGGATGGCCGCGGGCCGTCCGTGTGGGACGTGTTCTCGCACCAGCCGGGAAAAGTCTTCGAGGGGCACAACGGTGACGTCGCGTGCGATCACTATCACCGCTGGCGCGAGGATGTCGGGCTAATGAAGCAGCTTGGGCTACAAGCGTACCGGATGTCGGTCGCATGGCCGCGCATCCAGCCACTGGGCACGGGCAAACCGAACGCCAAGGGCCTGGCGTTCTACGACAAGCTGATCGACGGCCTGCTCGAAGCGGGGGTGACGCCTTGGGTGACGTTGTTTCACTGGGATCTGCCTCAGGCGTTGCAGGAGCGCGGGGGATTCGTGAATCGCGACATCGTCGAGTGGTTTGGCGACTACGCGGAGATCGTCGCGGCGAAGCTCGGCGATCGCGTGAAGCACTGGATGACGTTTAACGAGCCACCGGTGATCATGGGGCTGGGTTATCACGAAGGGCTTTTCGCGCCGGGATTGAAACTGTCGTTTGGCGAGTGCCTGAAAGGTGCGCATCACCTGCTAATGGCGCATGGGCGCGGCGTGCAGGCGCTGCGGGCGGGTTGCGCGGGCAAGGTGAAAATTTCCATCGCGCACACCGGGCGCGAACGCATCCCGGCGACGGATGCGAAGCGCGATATCGAGGCGGCACGGGCGGATTATTTTTCCAGCACCGAGCGCGGCATGTGGAATCTCGCGTGGTGGATGGACCCGATCATGACGGGGAAATATCCCGCCGATGGATTGAAGGCTTTCGAGAAAGATCTGCCCGCGATCACGGCGTCGGACATGAAGCTGATTTCGCAGAAGGTCGATTTCCTAGCGTACAATTGTTACTCGGGCTGGCAGGTCCGCGCTGACGCGAAGGGGAAGCCGGAAAAACTTCCGGGCGGGTGGGGCATCGGCAATGCGCGCGGCACGCTGCCGTGGCTCAACATCGCACCGATGGCGCCTTACTGGGCGGCGCGGTTTCAGACGGAGCGTTACGGGCTGCCGCTGGTGTTTTCGGAGAACGGCCTTTGCAACACGGACTTCGTGCATCTCGACGGCGCGGTCCACGATCCGCAGCGCATCGATTTCATGGCGCGTTATCTGGGTGGAATTAAGAAAGCCATCGATGACGGCGTGCCGGTGGACGGGTATTTTTATTGGTCGATCCTCGACAACTTCGAGTGGATGGAAGGTTACAAGGACCGCTTCGGTCTAGTCCACGTGGACTACCAGACGCAGAAGCGTACGCCGAAGGATTCGTTTGCTTGGTATCGCGACGTGATACGCACCAACGGCGCCGGGCTCGGGGCGATTTGA
- a CDS encoding ABC transporter ATP-binding protein, translating into MAKVTIETLVKTYPEKNGPGVTAVNSINLTIEDREFMVLVGPSGCGKSTTLRMIAGLEEISGGTISIDGKIVNDVLPRDRDIAMVFQNYALYPHMSVYENMAFGLKLRKFPKAEIDARVREASAMLGLDAYLDRKPKALSGGQRQRVAVGRAIVRKPKVFLFDEPLSNLDAKMRVSTRTEISKLHARLGATMIYVTHDQTEAMTMGDRICVMKDGNIMQVAEPLELYNHPKNLFVAGFIGSPQMNLFKGTIRRAGDKLVFIEENPAAPSSAVSIALDQRLAAKAAAHIEKPVVLGIRPENVDDALTATTVNPAATAEVKVEVSEPMGSETYLYLHTGATAFIARVLPTAHYEANQSVKVCFDVSKAHLFDAVTEQAL; encoded by the coding sequence ATGGCCAAAGTCACCATCGAGACCCTCGTCAAAACCTACCCCGAAAAGAACGGCCCCGGCGTTACTGCGGTAAATAGCATCAACCTCACCATCGAGGATCGCGAATTCATGGTGCTGGTCGGCCCTTCCGGCTGCGGAAAGTCCACCACCCTGCGCATGATCGCCGGCCTCGAAGAGATCTCCGGCGGCACCATCTCCATCGACGGCAAGATCGTGAATGACGTCCTTCCCCGCGACCGCGACATCGCCATGGTTTTCCAAAACTACGCGCTCTACCCCCACATGAGCGTGTACGAAAACATGGCCTTCGGCCTGAAGCTCCGGAAATTCCCCAAAGCCGAAATCGACGCCCGCGTCCGCGAAGCCTCCGCCATGCTCGGCCTCGACGCCTACCTCGACCGCAAGCCCAAGGCCCTCTCCGGCGGCCAGCGCCAGCGCGTCGCCGTGGGTCGCGCCATCGTTCGCAAGCCCAAGGTTTTTCTCTTCGACGAGCCCCTCTCCAACCTCGACGCCAAGATGCGCGTCTCCACCCGCACCGAGATCTCGAAACTCCACGCCCGCCTCGGAGCCACGATGATTTACGTCACCCACGACCAGACCGAGGCCATGACCATGGGCGACCGCATCTGTGTCATGAAAGACGGTAATATCATGCAGGTCGCCGAGCCTCTTGAGCTCTACAACCACCCCAAAAATCTCTTCGTCGCCGGCTTCATCGGCAGCCCGCAGATGAACCTCTTCAAAGGCACTATCCGCCGCGCGGGCGACAAACTCGTCTTCATCGAAGAAAACCCCGCCGCGCCCTCGTCCGCTGTCTCCATCGCCCTGGATCAGCGCCTCGCGGCCAAAGCCGCCGCTCACATCGAAAAACCCGTCGTCCTCGGCATCCGCCCCGAAAATGTCGACGACGCGCTTACCGCCACCACCGTGAATCCGGCCGCCACCGCCGAGGTCAAAGTCGAGGTCTCCGAACCCATGGGCTCCGAGACCTATCTTTATCTTCACACCGGCGCGACCGCCTTCATCGCCCGCGTGCTCCCCACCGCTCACTATGAAGCGAATCAATCAGTCAAAGTGTGCTTCGACGTGAGCAAAGCGCACCTCTTCGACGCCGTCACCGAGCAGGCGCTCTGA
- a CDS encoding pyridoxal phosphate-dependent aminotransferase — protein sequence MSTSPRPLSSWAQNISPSPTLAVDAKAKALLAAGEDVLNFAAGEPDFDTPEHIKEACIAALKSGKTKYAPTPGIEPLRQAVAERYAAEYGLKVASSQVVVSPGGKFSCYLAIMATCSPGDEVIIPAPYWVSYPEMVKLAGATPKVVLADDTTGFLLTPAMLEAAITPKTKLVVLNSPSNPSGAVYSRAQLEALVAVAVKHNLYILSDEMYEHLVYDGATPTCVAALSKEAEARTIIVAGFSKTYAMTGWRLGTLVAPAPIAKACAEIQSQQSSNATTFAQYGALAALKEKEKTAAALKEMMTAFDRRRKFLHAELIKIPGVTCVLSQGAFYLFPNISSFGLKDQEFCAKLLEQEKVAAVFGSAFGAEGYLRLSYATSDEILAKGVARLAKFCASLKK from the coding sequence ATGAGCACCTCTCCACGGCCTCTCTCGTCCTGGGCACAGAATATCTCTCCTTCGCCAACCCTCGCGGTTGATGCGAAGGCTAAAGCACTCCTCGCCGCTGGCGAGGACGTTTTGAATTTTGCCGCCGGTGAACCCGATTTCGACACGCCTGAGCACATCAAGGAGGCGTGCATCGCCGCTTTGAAGAGCGGCAAAACCAAGTACGCGCCCACGCCCGGCATCGAGCCGCTGCGCCAGGCCGTCGCCGAGCGCTACGCCGCCGAGTACGGTTTGAAGGTCGCATCCTCGCAGGTCGTGGTTTCCCCGGGTGGGAAGTTTTCCTGCTACCTCGCGATCATGGCAACGTGTTCGCCCGGCGATGAAGTGATCATTCCCGCACCGTACTGGGTGAGCTATCCCGAGATGGTGAAGCTCGCGGGTGCGACGCCGAAGGTCGTCCTTGCCGACGACACGACCGGCTTCCTCCTCACACCTGCGATGCTCGAAGCCGCGATCACGCCGAAGACGAAACTCGTCGTGCTCAACTCGCCGTCGAATCCCTCCGGGGCCGTTTATTCGCGCGCGCAGCTCGAGGCGCTCGTGGCCGTCGCGGTGAAGCACAATCTCTACATCCTCTCTGACGAGATGTATGAGCATCTCGTGTACGACGGTGCCACGCCGACCTGCGTCGCCGCGTTGTCGAAGGAAGCCGAAGCGCGCACCATCATCGTCGCTGGTTTCTCGAAGACCTACGCGATGACCGGCTGGCGTCTCGGCACGCTCGTCGCGCCCGCGCCCATCGCCAAGGCCTGCGCGGAAATCCAGAGCCAGCAATCGAGCAACGCCACGACCTTTGCCCAGTACGGCGCGCTCGCCGCACTCAAGGAAAAGGAAAAGACAGCGGCCGCGCTCAAGGAAATGATGACGGCCTTCGACCGTCGCCGGAAGTTTCTCCACGCCGAGCTCATCAAGATCCCGGGTGTCACCTGCGTGCTTTCGCAGGGCGCGTTTTATCTTTTCCCGAACATCTCCAGCTTCGGTCTGAAGGATCAGGAGTTCTGCGCGAAGTTGCTGGAGCAGGAAAAAGTCGCCGCCGTGTTCGGCAGCGCGTTCGGCGCGGAAGGTTATTTGCGCCTCAGCTACGCGACGAGCGACGAGATCCTGGCCAAGGGCGTGGCCCGGCTCGCGAAGTTCTGTGCTTCGCTGAAGAAGTAA